The sequence ttaaggagaaaagTCTCCAAATAAAAGATAGAAATATAGTAAAcgtgtattttaaaaataaactgaaatctCACAATCCCTTATAAATAAACACTGCTGTTGATGCAAGATTTGCTATGTTCTTCAGCaatacaggctgcccaggatgcttttaaaacatgcagactaaaacatgcaaaaaattCATCCATAGCCCCCAAAGTCCTGTTTTCTGGGAGAGAAAGAATTTACAGAGACTTGATACAATTTTatcctcttttcctctgctctcttTGCCTTTATTAACACAATATGCCCCTACACTCACTTTAAAAAGCTTGTTGCTATGAGAACTTATTTCCACATTTTATTGTCAAGGAGAAAAGTTCTTGGTGATTACATGCCAAAGAAGCTGACTTCTGCATAGCCCAAACAAATCTACAGCCTTAGAAGTAAACTGTATGCGTCTGAAAGTTGTACCATTCTGACTATAAAAAGGTACATATGTTCTACCTGACATTTAAGCACCAAGCACACAaattctctttcccttcccccaaAAGCTTCTGGATTGTTTTAACACAATTTCCTCATGTGCACTTTCAATTAGTTTCCTAGAAacacaggaacaaaaaatattttgttttctccctcttctcAGTGTGGACAACCCACAGCATTGAGGGATTATTCTCTTCTCTAAGAGACATTCAAGGGTAGTGAGGCTAGAAATTTACCTCTAAGAATCAATCCATAAAGTCAGCTGCAGGATTGCAAGCCTGGGTTGTCTCCCTCCCCATACCTAATCTACATtgcagctggaaaaagaaatacaggcATATGCACAAAATATCATCTGTTTCTCCAGTAAATATGCCAGAAAATGTTTGCTGCCTTCTATCACAACTGGCTGTTTCCACCATAAATCTCAAATACTTGCATTCTCTCCCTTTTTAATATTGTAACTGTCCACACAGGTTACTGTTTAAAATCACTTAGCTTGGAAAAATTGTGCATGTAATCATTAAGTCATTACTGCACATAAAAATGAGCATAAACCaggaaattcaaaattaaaCCTAATACCAAGAGAAAAGTCTCCCTTGTGGCTCATGGTTTACATATGTTCTTGTTTCTCTCAGACACGTTCCCCTGAGTCTGGAATCAAAGCTTATGCCCAGGTAGCAGCAAGACTCTGTTTTAGTATGACTGTAGGAAGAAGACTGCCTTTGAGAATATAATTGTATTGTATAGACTCAGGTAATTAGGTGACTACATTTAAGATGCTCAAAAATCCAAAGgctattttcatttattccCAGTAGCAATCACCTTTCCGGAATATGCTGTAACACATTTTTAAGAGTCAGAACTATGAGCATCCACTACCTGCACCTGCTCCCCTGAATATTATCTGTTtgattctgttttttgttgttttttttcccctccctctttTGATGCTATTGGCATTTGCCCTAAGTGCTGGAAGCAGTGTTCATCATGCCATTTAGTTGTACTCTATAAAGTGCAACGCCTTCATTCAGCACAGCCCATCCATCAGGAGCTACAAGCATTCAGCACTTCATCAAATCCGGATACTTCGGTGCCTAAACGTGGTATTAGGAGGATAAGGGAAAGTACTTGAGTTTGAAGAGAGTATTTGAAGATTTGTATGCAAGGCACAAGTATAAACTTTCTGTCTGGCATTTAACAGATGCAAAAGACACCTACTTGGTAAATAAGAGATcagaaacacacacattttAGCTGAAACACCATAAAATGTTTAACCATAAAAGGCATAACTCCCAAAGCAAATCTACATGAAAGGAATTGCACCAGGAGAATTTAACACGCTAAAACACCACTTACCTTTAGGATtgtatatgattttttttcattttgtggcTGGTACAAAATGATTCATAGAGAAGCACAGCTAGAGAGTGAAAATAGATGTCGCTTCTCATATCAAAACTGAGTGCAAAACTGAAGAGAGACCAAAGCTGCATGTACTTACTTCTTATCCCTTAAAGTTCACAGGTATTCCAGGCCCATTATCAATGCTTAAAACACTTACTACATTGAAACGCATGAACTGTAACTGCTTTTTAGTACAGACACTCTGCGCAAGAAACCTTCCAGCTGTTAGAAAAACAGGTTTTCAAAGCTGCTTCCATTAGGAAGCTGTAGGTGATCACTAAGATGAAGAGTGACCAACACCTATAATACTCAGTGTTTTGAAACACAGTCCTTTCACACTACAAGTTTTGTGCTTTTACTTGTTTTGTTAAATGTTGTAAAAACATTAACAAATAGAAGAGTAACATTATCAGTTGAATATTACTGGCACGAGTTTTAAAACTTGGCAAATAACAAGCCCAACTCTGTAATTAAACACCATGAAAAAAGTCACACTGTTCTTCATATTTGTGATTGGTATGCAACCTCAGAATGACAAGTAAGTGCTAATACCAACTGTGTAAAGCCCTTGAAAGCTTTTTCACCCTGTGCTTCAAAAAAGATCCCTTGTAAGCcgagaagaaagaagaacacAGCATATTTTGCATGCTACCATGCAGTATAAATCTTAGATCTAAGACTGAATACAGTGACAACCTCTCTCTAGCAAACTATCCTCTCTGTTACATTGAGGGCTCTTCACGTCTTCACAATCTCTGCAAATATGAAAAGGCTTCTCTGTTTTTgatttacttacttacttattAAAGAagccttccctttttccttttttttccagagaggaACTCTCAGACATACTCTCAAAAATATTATTGCAGACTTCAAAGAGGgtagaaaaaaagtaatgcagATTTTAGTAGCTACTCCACAAAAGATATTACagatttaatattaaaatatagtCCATTTTAAGACAGCTTTTTCAGATAGCTCATGATCCCTTATTtgaaaaatagacaaaaaaacaCACCTTGGTTAAAATTGCCTTAGGATGCTACATtagtcactccaaaagtaatgactCCTACTTATtgccatggaaactacaactgatacaaagagctcaataatactatttgacggtttgtctgggttccaggaaatccagaaggaccACCCTTTTCCCATCCCagaagacagtgcacatcacttaAGTTTATCTTTCAACTTCTTCTTCAATGGGGAACTCACAGTGCCATTTAGACTCTGGCTCATAGTGGTGACACATCTCTGGTAATGACACAATCCAAGGAACTGTCACCATTGGCTTCATACAGGTTCAGTTGGTCCTAACAAACTTGAATAAGGTGTTCTCTCTGTTTCTCCATGAGCATTCTTGGGACCCACCTGGCACAAACTTTTTGATATCCAACATTGCCACCGTCATTTACAATGCACTGAAGCAGATATTCAGGACCATATATTCATAAATCACTGATTTACAGATGACCAAATcaagacactcttcattttgcagcgtgacagctgtgcatggccatccaaAACCTGGCTTGTTCCTCATGTCTCTGTCACTATTGCCAAAATGCACCACCGCCTCACTATAATCACATCCACAGTTTAATCTCCATTGATGTTCAGCAAGCGTccatgaatgtcaatgagtgcagTTTTTtgcacatggaggaattcactgACACACCTTcacttcatctgcacttccatgtcagacatcattttgtcagactgcccctctgctgccatctgtcacacagcaatgcaatgtaatggaatatcggtgggaaggttcaacctctactgtcataccaccaccatctgcctctgacattgtgggccaacagaataaaatagtaAGCATTATTTctagagcagccctcatatattTCTGTCATACATtatatatttctgtggtttAAATCACCACATGCAAATGTTTTCAGGAAACAACAGCTATTTATACATATTGATGTCTAATTCAGTACAATTCCATTGACATCACAGGACCTGCAGCAGATCAATATCTCTGACAAGAAAGATAGCGGAGGCCAAtcttgcttttctcattttaggatcaaaaagaaaagcagcaaggagcTGTGGGAACTACAGGAAACAGCAGTATTAGCTACTTGAAATTGTCAAGGAAGAAGTAAATTGCAAAAAGCTTCTTTTGTCTAAGAGGTATCTGCCGGGGGAGGGGGAGTGTGGCCAAGACAGTGCAGGCCTCACGCTGCCGCTCTCCCGCAGTGTGAAGAGaaaagcactgcacagctccagccgGAAATATGAGCAATGTACGTATAGGCACATTCGTCTCAGCATTTCCACAATTTCGTACGGGTTTGGAGCAGCCAGGAGAATTAACCCCCAGCTGACCACCATGGAGACTGAGCTCACAGCTGGGCAACAAGAGCGGCCCAGCGATGGGGCGCCAgtcctgcacacagctctggaacCTCAAAGGTTGCACTGCACTCAAAGATGGCACACAACAGCTCTTCTTAGACAAAGAGAACCTGCACGAAGTCAGATCACATTTGAAGCtctaaattatttattatttctatatATATGTTCAGGAGAAGTGTGTTCACCAAATATCTGGTTCTGAGCATGAAGCCTGTTCTGAACAACTGCTACCCCAGCAGCCTAAACCTTGCATATCACGATAGAGTAAGGCAGAAGCACAGCAACACAAGTGTTTGAAAGAAAGAACTAGCAAAGTCAAAGTTTACTAAGCAGGTCTGCTGAAATATGCAGGCCTGTGGACAAGTTCAAGCACCTTAAAGTTCCTTGGATtgtagaaaataaacagaaaacacacaccATTGAGCCAGAATTTAAACAGTATTAAAACACTCTCTCAAAATGAAATAACCTGTagatggagaaaaggagaaaaaccaCCAAGTCCTACCGCTAAGGCCCTTAAGCtcctcagaagagaagaatacAACAGCAAGTTTAAATCAAgagcagcattttattttgaaattgtttACCAATATGTGATACTTCAAAAGACATCTGCTTCAAAGAATGGAGAAAGTGATTTATTTCATGTCTGGAATGTTCTCAAAAATCAGTAGCTTTATCTAATATACAGAAAGTCCTATTTTGCGCAGCAATCGTACATATCTCACTCACAACTGAAGTTGTTCCAAGATcataaaagaaagcagtgctttAAAAAGGTTGGTTTAGTGGTTGACTATGTCATCCATGCAGGCCGAGGGTTTCCATCATTAccttaaataaaatatagacTTCcaataaaattgctttttacaAAACCAATACTGTTATAATAGCACAGAAGGTTAGATAATGCATCCTGCAATCCAATTTGTGGTTCACATTAAGTTATAGACAACAATAACTAATTCCACACGAGATAGACCTCctgtggggaggagggggttAATCAGATCAGTGATGGAAAAAGAGAGGTCTCTTTCTTTTAGTATAACAATCCCCCTGTACTAAGGCTATGTTGATCTGGTAAAACATTACTATACTGTAACAGAGGAACATTAATGGAACATACATCTGGTACAGTTATTTCTAAAAGGCAGTTTGTACACAAACCACAgagcaataaatattttataatcaccattatattaaaaatgaattttaaatgtatttgtcCCGTCTTTTTAACTGCTAACATTGTCCAGCTccattttcacttaaaaaaaaataaagaggaataaAGGACAGCACAGTTGGGCTTATATTAGCTTTGTACAACTAATTGGACAGAAGATTGTCTACAGCAATGTTGATTAATGGCTCGGCTCTCAAGCTGGGTACTGCAAGTACAAAAGAATTAAGGCCTCTGAATCTGCATAGTTTCCATAATCACAGACTTGATCACAGCTCTCTGTCGTATTCAGACTCCCCCTCCCATCCCCATACTTACGATGGTTTAATTTGTGCAAGTCTAACTGCTGACAGGTACAACCATTAGATACACACAACACATGGCAACTCAATCAATCTGCATACCTGCTACGCAACTTAAGACAGAAACAACTCAAGGCCTAGAATGgtgaaaatcaaaacaaaatctcaGCTTTCTTCAGTAAGGAATGCTTTGTCCAGTACTGagccacatttttttttttttaattgctgccATTCCAAACAACTTATTTACATCTGCAATAAACACACTTCCATcaaattctgttgttttaagACAGCAAGTACTTTCTTATCAGAGTGCACTTTGAAAATGAGTCAGATAGAATAAAATAGAACTAACCAAATCAAACTGCATTGAGACTGACATTTTTGCCAGCCAGAGCTTGAGTATCACAGGCAGACAGGAATACAACAAGACttggcaaaggaaaaaagatcagCAGCCAAGTTCTACCGAATAACCAGTACATAGATGACAGGGAAAAGAGCTGGAGAGTTTAATAAGTAGCTATGATATACACTTTTaaaagtgcattaaaaatagctttaaataAAGGGTAATATTAATCTGCTCTGCTGgtggtccttctctgcagctgcCTCATTCAAAAGCCGTCACTCCTCTCAAAATGCAAGGACTTGACATGGCACATCAAGTGACACATCACTGACTCGTCATGACAACAGGTGTGAGCCCAGTAAACAGCTACTGGTCTTGTGTCAGAGCCACCATTTCACATCTATTTCTCACTTGGACCAATGataagaacaaaatgaaagaaagagactTACCACCACCCCCTGTGCATCTCTACCACCAGCTGGAGCACTTTTAAGGCTGCTGTTACCAACCCATCCTCTCTAACCATCAATGAAGGCATTCAGTGGTTTTACTGTTCCTGGTACATAACTAATTGGGTCTCAGTTCCCCCAGCAGTGCGTTCTCAAAAGGCTTACAGACAAAAGCCCAAGTCCTTAACCACCCACTGCCCCAAATGTCTCATTCTGAGGTCCTCTCACTTCAACTTTCCTCCCAAAATTCCCCAGTACAGCTGTTTGCAGAGCAAGGAAAACTGAATACAGTGTCAAAACTGGATACAGATAGAGAATGGATACAGTGTTGATTCAGGTTTAAAATAATTCCTAAAGCCCTATCTGGgatatttgtttttcatggtTTTTTATTACCAGCATTTCCTCTAAGTTCCAGTTTGCAGCACAGCATATGAAACAGATGTGTCAGCTCAGCTGAACAGGGTTTAGATTAAGGTTAGGTAGATTGAAAGGGATAGTTCCTTCCTGCCATTCCACAGATGCTGTGGCATGCCCTTTCTTCTGCTATCAGTTTCATATTGTTACTGTATACTTAGAACAGATTTAAGCCAACCATCttttagaattattttcctctcttccgTGGTTCCATTCTACGCTTTTTTACACTATTATAAAGACCATCACATTTTTCTGGACTGCTCTTAGTGAtatctgatgtttttctttctacaatTACCTTCCCACAttgagaaaatgcaaaacacaaGTTCCAGAACAGGTAAATGACTTTAGTTCTATCTGTACAGACATTcaggaaagcatttctgaaacatGATAGACTTGTATTTGGTggatttggttttttttccatttctttttttttttgacactgTATTCTTGTTATGAAATGCTCAAGCCAGTGGATAACTCAGAATTACTCATCTGTAGACGGCTACTGACATGCAAGTTGCAATGCAGGAATGTCTTCCTAAGCAAAAAAATTGTAGGCAacaacattaaagaaaaaaaacataaataaaactgtTAATCTAAAAGTCGGTTTTGTTTGCTGaaggggaaaataattttttagtttttaacaGGGACACATTTTAAGGCCAAAGTAACAAAAAATGTAACACCCAAACAATTGATCAAAGAATGTGGAGTTGAAAATGGCAACATATCCTGGCTCCTATTtggattatttgtttttaatagaaaactAAAAGATAAACAAGCTTGTCTTTATCATTCTCTGCTCAAACAGAAGGAACCAGACTAAAACTAAAGCCTTCAGCAACAAAACCTAGCTCTGTTCTTACTAATCATTTCAAAAGTAACAAAGCATCATTTTAAACTATCATTCTTACAGCATAATCATTTCAAACTTATGTGAAAATAAACGCAGAAAGTCATTTGAAATCAACAAGACAGCATCTAAATTGCCATAATGGTCAGGATTTGTCAAACACTGCTCAGATGCTACAATCAAAACCCACATTACCAAACTCCAGTCACTTACAGTgatcatcatttaaaaaaataaaaaataaaaattgcactTCACTCCTTTACTTCTCATTCAAGCCTTGGGAATGGGAAATTGCAATGGTTAATGGTTATGGCCGGGTTCATGCAAAGCTAGAGTACAAAAGAACATACAGGTGAGTGCTCAATGAGAAACACTTCtcataaaatattaaatcaatGAAGATATCCCTGGCACCCAAAATCCTACAGGGTGATATGTTCTTATTAAAGCTTAAGTAATTTGTGAACGATTTTTAAGTAAaacttacaaaaacaaaaaaagcctaaCTGGAAGTACTTTATAACCAGGGCTCCCAACTAAACCTCTCATCACTGTAGGTGACTGAACAAAGGCTGCCTTAACATTGACATAAAAACTAGCATCATTCAGATTGAACAGAATTGTaaggaaaatacagcctaaTAAGTCAGTGAACcaggaaatgtatttttggCATATCAAGcaaaatattcacttttttttatttttttattatttatattatttatttatattcgTACTTTTGTTTAAAGTGATCCTCCCCATAAGACTTCTCCCATCTACAATCTAAACTTCTTAACGGTTAGTAACCTCCAAAGCacagaattattatttctattgttagagatggaaaaaaaaaaaaagcaacttcagGCATTGACACTACTTTGTTGTCCAAGACAAGAAGTTTCATGGAGGAGGAGAATACAGATGTCCAAATTTAGAACTACATAACCTAGAAAGATGGGTCTTGCATTGCCATTGTAGGACATGGAAACTTAGATTTCACTTATGCCACCAAAATCTCTGCTGGACCAATTTTTACCCTGGCGTCAATAGAGAAACAGggaaaaagggaataaaaggTTTTCCTCACTAAAGTCCATCAAAAATGTCTGTAAAGGTTTAGGGTTTTGAGCAGTGAGTACTCTATGATAAGGAACTTTAGTTCAATGACTGTACCTTGGTCTTTGAAGAGAGGCTGCaatgaggacagactgagaatAATAATTTAGATTTGGTATGAAGTTAAATGCAAGGCATTCAGAATTTCATATGTGTAGTATGAACGTTTTTAACTGTGTAATTCTCTGGGACAGTTTAACATTTGAATTACAAACCGAATTCCTCAAAGTACTTCACAGTATCTTTTCCCATATCTCTGAGAATAAAATTTGCTGTTACAGatcctgttttaaaatatatatattagtttactgtttgtttctgctcagcATTAATGGGCACAGTTTAGCATACAGTACTTGGCCACTGGCATTCAAAAGAGGTCTTAAACATAAGAAATTATTCTGTTCTTTAATATGGCTATTTATGTCAGAAAAATGCATGACAGCTAAGTCAACATGCCACAGGAGTTTATCGGGCAACTACTTGTTTTTTCTGACTCTATTTTCATTGTACGCTATTTGTAGAATGCATTCTACACTCTACAAGCTAAAATAATAACTTTataaaactggaatttattTTAGATTAATTTGTGTGAGAAgtcagattttaaaatcaatgtGATTGAAACAGACTTCAAAGCCTTATTTTATTCCTATACTTAGTTATGTCTCACTAAAAAAGCAGGTGTCCCCATGAAGCATTTACCTTTTGTTAAGTCAGCattttttgaaggaaagatcaatccactgaaataaaaagctaCATATATTCAGCTCTTTCATTTGTATGGCAACTAATGCGATCAAGTCTTGATTTCAGCTAGAATATATGGGTGCCACTAAAATATGTGAACTCTGAGGAGAAGACAGGGGCTTTGGGtgagctttatttatttatgtttattatACTTGCTTGTGGGCTAGAAGTTAAAAAATGAGCAATACTTTGCTTGGTAAGgcaacaaaatatttgtgtCACAGCTCTTGCTAGGGGGAGAAAAAATGCATGCCAAAGACATGCTGCCAGGTTCTGTGCATCTCTGCTGAACTAGAACAATGAAAAGTTCTATCTTTGCATCAGGGAGCCTGCAGACGGTATAAGCTGCTGCACTTGCCTGCTTGACTAAACTAAGCAAAGTTAGCAAGATACAAGAGGATAAGAGCATGAATGGATTCTTTGCAAGCCATACATTCAGTGCTTGACGGTAAAGAGAATGAGGAGGGAGCTTCTGGAAGCAAATAAAGTAATGAAAGAAATACATCCCCAGTGTCAAGTAATGGCAATGGGTAATAGCACACTGCTCAAACAAAACGTAAAAACTCCTTTctaaactgaattaaaaatacttcCAGTATTAGACATCTGTGCTTATTTTTCAGAGTTGACTAAACTTCTGAGAATTATTCTGTGCTTGAAAACTCATTTAACACCTAATTAACAGAGACTGTTTTTTAACAGCTtatgggaaagagaagggagacTCACCTTGTATAAAGCAGGAATGATCTGATGCATTTTCAGCCGATGAAATACAAAGATATCGTACACTGCTGAAATTGCCAGAACAGTCACTCCTTGCTCCTTCCACAGCATGCTGCATCCAGCACACAGTCCTGCTCCCAAGATCCAGCCCCAagttctagctgaggaacttcTTGTAGAGCAATGCTTCACGTAACACATcagggaaagcaaaaagaagaggCAGGCTCCAATGTCTGCCCTCCCCACTATCCCCGCTACGGCTTCGGTGTGGATCGGATGAGACGCAAACAGCAAACCAGCTATCAAGGTCCAGTACCCATCCCCGAAGAGGATCCTGGAGAAGTTTGTGAAAAGGCCTGTGACTGCAGCATGCAACAGGATGTTTACAAGATGGTAACCCCACGGGTCCATCCCTCCGATGGCATGGTTGATGCGGAAGGAGAGAGTGCAGAGAGGTCTGTAGGACTTGTGGCTCCCACTGTGAGTGAGAAGCGTTCCCCAGAAGTCATTGTAGAATATATGGGTCCATGGTGTCTCTGGCAGAAGGTCCTGGTTTGTCTTGATAGCTCGACTACAAAAGACAAGTAAAAACTTCATTTCAATAGAATGAAAAGAATACAAGtgaaaagctgtga is a genomic window of Meleagris gallopavo isolate NT-WF06-2002-E0010 breed Aviagen turkey brand Nicholas breeding stock chromosome 1, Turkey_5.1, whole genome shotgun sequence containing:
- the LOC104912681 gene encoding protein O-mannosyl-transferase TMTC2-like, with protein sequence MACGRAWTGRPVAGLWELEAFYTSKSKMAWSCLSSDVRTPASSCAVKSVLASRAIKTNQDLLPETPWTHIFYNDFWGTLLTHSGSHKSYRPLCTLSFRINHAIGGMDPWGYHLVNILLHAAVTGLFTNFSRILFGDGYWTLIAGLLFASHPIHTEAVAGIVGRADIGACLFFLLSLMCYVKHCSTRSSSARTWGWILGAGLCAGCSMLWKEQGVTVLAISAVYDIFVFHRLKMHQIIPALYKVSLPSLSHKLLKNSLC